From a region of the Myxococcus fulvus genome:
- a CDS encoding efflux RND transporter permease subunit, with translation MARSLRQRWFEGFIQTAVSRPWYVLLISALLAAGGMALASRLEFRGSFVELLPRGAREVQDLTRVSQKAGGDGYLVIVAKGDTPERLRAYARELKGRLEALPDVRYVEHSYDVEFFKRHALWLLPAEKLAELRTDLSARVRYERQQANPFYIDLGATPPPPTFEEIARKHSPNAPVHESLANADGTEVYLMLKPMGTAGDLDFARRFVELALGTGRTLASERYPAVKLEATGNFQNRIEEDAVMRGDLSRAGTLSALIAIGLILLATRRIAALAVVGLPVVVGLLMTFGIAWLAIGHLNVVTGFLVAILIGLGIEYGVHLCMRYWEERRTRSARDALATAVGGTFSGAMTSAVTNAAAFFVLMLAQFHAFNQFGFLAGLGVLLAVLAAYALGPSLLAIAERLRPARADAAPASEAAAPVAPSKPEREWRRWPTSVLVVLALAVVGFAAFSVSIAPRLGFETDMRKLKGDSPASRLDDHVTEQLGQPLNPAIFLVDDLGQAAKVERIIAEVKQKNGADSVFLRTTSLNDLVPGDVERRGAEISGIRALLHGLPEAAYEDPRLKEFQGMVEAKPYGLESLPVEVRRRFEATDGQGTFLLLFPSVSNYDTKDLTRWAAQIDQVVEGAKAAGVEMAVLDSNRIASRIFALVSADGPLILWAAAAAVFLVILVSLRSVKRTLLVTGPLFLGMTCLAGGMYLFDVQLNFINAVVLPNLLAIAVDNSVHLYHRYEEEGPGSLGKVVRHTGLAAVVATLSNAAGYGALLVANHQGLRSIGQIALLGVVCTFLGTTVFFPALLALLERWKERKGLAGAQEGAVVRSLDLDAAPAEAGSSGERKSA, from the coding sequence GTGGCCAGGTCTCTGCGGCAACGGTGGTTCGAGGGGTTCATCCAGACGGCGGTCTCCCGGCCCTGGTACGTGCTGCTGATCTCCGCATTGCTGGCCGCCGGCGGTATGGCACTGGCGTCGCGGTTGGAGTTCCGTGGTTCATTCGTCGAGCTGCTCCCGCGGGGCGCCCGCGAGGTCCAGGACCTGACACGCGTGTCGCAGAAGGCGGGTGGGGACGGGTACCTGGTCATCGTCGCGAAGGGAGACACGCCCGAGCGGCTGAGGGCTTACGCGCGCGAGCTGAAGGGACGGCTCGAGGCGCTCCCCGACGTGCGCTACGTCGAGCACAGCTACGACGTGGAGTTCTTCAAGCGCCACGCGCTGTGGCTCCTGCCCGCGGAGAAGCTGGCGGAGCTGCGAACGGACCTGTCCGCGCGGGTGCGCTACGAGCGGCAGCAGGCCAATCCCTTCTATATCGACCTGGGGGCCACGCCTCCGCCGCCCACGTTCGAGGAGATCGCCCGGAAGCACTCGCCCAACGCGCCGGTGCACGAGTCCCTGGCGAACGCGGACGGCACCGAGGTCTACCTGATGCTCAAGCCCATGGGCACCGCGGGTGACCTGGACTTCGCGCGCCGCTTCGTGGAGCTGGCGCTGGGCACGGGCCGCACGCTGGCCTCGGAGCGCTACCCGGCGGTGAAGCTGGAGGCGACGGGCAACTTCCAGAACCGCATCGAAGAGGACGCGGTGATGCGCGGTGATTTGTCGCGCGCCGGCACGCTGTCCGCGCTCATCGCCATCGGCCTCATCCTGCTGGCCACCCGACGCATCGCGGCGCTGGCGGTGGTGGGCCTGCCCGTCGTCGTCGGCCTGCTGATGACGTTCGGCATCGCGTGGCTCGCCATCGGCCACCTCAACGTGGTGACGGGCTTCCTGGTCGCCATCCTCATCGGCCTGGGCATCGAGTACGGCGTGCACCTGTGCATGCGCTACTGGGAGGAGCGGCGCACCCGGTCCGCGCGCGACGCGCTGGCCACGGCGGTGGGCGGCACCTTCAGCGGGGCGATGACGTCCGCGGTGACGAACGCGGCGGCGTTCTTCGTGCTGATGCTGGCGCAGTTCCACGCCTTCAATCAGTTCGGCTTCCTGGCGGGGCTGGGCGTGCTGCTCGCGGTGCTGGCCGCCTATGCGCTGGGCCCCTCGCTGCTGGCCATCGCGGAGCGACTGCGTCCGGCCCGCGCGGACGCGGCGCCTGCCTCCGAGGCCGCCGCCCCCGTGGCGCCGTCGAAGCCCGAGCGGGAGTGGCGCCGGTGGCCCACGTCCGTCCTCGTCGTGCTCGCGCTGGCCGTGGTGGGCTTCGCCGCGTTCTCCGTCTCCATCGCGCCCCGGCTGGGCTTCGAGACGGACATGCGCAAGCTGAAGGGGGACTCCCCGGCGTCGCGGCTGGATGACCACGTCACCGAGCAGCTGGGGCAGCCGCTCAACCCCGCCATCTTCCTGGTGGACGACCTGGGGCAGGCGGCGAAGGTCGAGCGGATCATCGCCGAGGTGAAGCAGAAGAACGGCGCGGACTCGGTGTTCCTGCGCACCACCTCCTTGAACGACCTGGTGCCCGGAGACGTGGAGCGCCGGGGCGCGGAGATTTCCGGCATCCGCGCGCTGCTGCACGGCCTGCCCGAGGCGGCGTACGAGGACCCGCGCCTGAAGGAGTTCCAGGGGATGGTGGAGGCGAAGCCGTACGGGCTGGAGTCGCTGCCCGTGGAGGTGCGCCGCCGGTTCGAGGCCACGGACGGGCAGGGCACCTTCCTGCTGCTGTTCCCCTCCGTGTCGAACTACGACACCAAGGACCTCACCCGCTGGGCGGCGCAGATCGACCAGGTGGTGGAGGGCGCGAAGGCGGCGGGCGTGGAGATGGCGGTGCTGGACAGCAACCGCATCGCCTCGCGCATCTTCGCGCTGGTGAGCGCGGACGGCCCGCTCATCCTCTGGGCGGCCGCGGCGGCGGTGTTCCTGGTCATCCTGGTGAGCCTGCGCAGCGTGAAGCGGACGCTGCTGGTGACGGGGCCGCTGTTCCTGGGCATGACGTGCCTGGCGGGCGGCATGTACCTGTTCGACGTGCAGCTCAACTTCATCAACGCGGTGGTGCTGCCCAACCTGCTGGCCATCGCGGTGGACAACTCCGTGCACCTGTATCACCGGTACGAGGAGGAGGGCCCCGGCTCGCTCGGCAAGGTGGTGCGGCACACGGGGCTGGCGGCCGTGGTCGCCACGCTGTCGAACGCGGCCGGGTACGGCGCGCTGCTCGTCGCCAACCACCAGGGCCTGCGCAGCATCGGACAGATTGCGCTCCTCGGGGTCGTGTGCACCTTTCTGGGGACGACAGTCTTCTTCCCCGCGCTGCTTGCCCTCCTGGAGCGCTGGAAGGAGCGCAAGGGCCTGGCCGGCGCCCAAGAGGGTGCGGTCGTCCGGAGTCTCGATCTCGACGCGGCCCCCGCTGAAGCTGGGTCGTCGGGGGAGCGGAAATCGGCGTGA
- a CDS encoding phosphatase PAP2 family protein: protein MNAQGLRGSVPLNGSREAQVRLGPVDLIIVIACSLAALVLLGPGRWTLGSLHHVWLFASMAAGPLVLRTLESRFPHQRWLTVLADFWLLPVAVLTHGWLTPVVDTLNPFLRDAQLVAADQRIFGFQASVVLANVIPGWLNDVLLICYYGHFVWPLVLGIGLYRRARGASPEFDEYLLGLGLLFILNYSAYSLVPAVGPRYFFIDAFEAPLQGTLTPWLDSMMRRPVFARDCFPSGHTGTTLLVLFYAWRFSRKVFWVMLLPGLGLIFATLAGRFHYATDLLCAVPLVMVVVGMATALTRAARHRESERAARSVPVDAILRP from the coding sequence TTGAATGCCCAGGGGCTGCGTGGCTCCGTCCCGTTGAATGGTTCCCGCGAGGCACAGGTCCGGCTGGGGCCCGTGGACCTCATCATCGTCATCGCCTGTTCGCTCGCGGCGCTGGTGCTGCTCGGCCCCGGGCGGTGGACGCTGGGTTCGCTCCACCATGTCTGGCTGTTCGCCTCCATGGCCGCGGGCCCCCTGGTGCTGCGCACGCTCGAGTCTCGCTTCCCGCATCAGCGGTGGCTGACCGTCCTGGCGGACTTCTGGCTGCTGCCCGTGGCGGTGCTCACGCACGGCTGGCTCACCCCCGTGGTGGACACGCTCAACCCGTTCCTGCGGGACGCGCAGCTGGTGGCCGCGGACCAGCGCATCTTCGGATTCCAGGCGTCCGTGGTGCTGGCGAACGTCATCCCCGGCTGGCTCAACGACGTGCTGCTCATCTGCTACTACGGCCACTTCGTGTGGCCGCTGGTGCTGGGCATCGGCCTGTACCGTCGCGCGCGCGGGGCCTCGCCGGAGTTCGACGAGTACCTGTTGGGGCTGGGGCTGCTGTTCATCCTGAACTACTCGGCGTACTCGCTGGTGCCGGCCGTGGGGCCGCGCTACTTCTTCATCGACGCGTTCGAGGCGCCGCTGCAGGGCACGCTGACGCCGTGGCTGGACTCGATGATGCGCAGGCCCGTCTTCGCGCGGGACTGCTTCCCGTCGGGCCACACGGGCACCACGCTGCTGGTGCTCTTCTATGCGTGGCGGTTCTCCCGGAAGGTGTTCTGGGTGATGTTGCTGCCGGGCCTGGGGCTCATCTTCGCGACGCTCGCGGGGCGCTTCCACTACGCCACCGACTTGCTGTGCGCGGTGCCCCTGGTGATGGTGGTGGTGGGCATGGCCACGGCGCTGACGCGGGCGGCGCGGCATCGCGAGAGCGAGAGGGCCGCGCGTTCCGTCCCGGTGGACGCTATCCTGCGCCCCTGA
- a CDS encoding methionine aminotransferase, whose product MSRSVSSQRVSRFGTTVFSEFSALAQKHGAVNLGQGFPDFDGPEVVKEAARRAIHDGVNQYAMSTGARDLRVAIAEHSARFHGQAVDPDTMVTVTSGATEAILDVILGLVDPGDEVIAFEPFYDSYDANITFVGATARWVPLRPPDAAHAQWWFDWDELRAAFTPRTRLLILNTPHNPTGKVFTREELERIGALCAEHDVKVLSDEVYEHITFAPARHVRPATVPSLADRTVTVSSGGKTFSLTGWKVGWVIAPPALRDAIQRAHQFVTFATASPFQAAMAAALRLPDAYFDGLSAAYAARRERLVSGLRDAGLKAHVPEGSYFILTDISGLGFADDVAFCRHLVSEVGVAAIPPSVFYGPEHRHLGHGLARFAFCKTDAVLDEAVRRLRAKLGPGR is encoded by the coding sequence ATGTCCAGGTCCGTGTCGTCGCAGCGCGTGTCGCGGTTCGGCACCACCGTCTTCTCCGAGTTCAGCGCGCTGGCCCAGAAGCACGGCGCGGTGAACCTGGGGCAGGGGTTCCCTGACTTCGACGGGCCGGAGGTCGTGAAGGAGGCCGCGCGGCGGGCCATCCACGACGGCGTCAACCAGTACGCCATGAGCACCGGCGCCAGGGACTTGCGCGTGGCCATCGCCGAGCACTCGGCCCGCTTCCACGGCCAGGCGGTGGACCCGGACACCATGGTGACGGTGACGAGCGGGGCCACGGAGGCCATCCTCGACGTCATCCTCGGCCTGGTGGACCCGGGGGACGAGGTCATCGCCTTCGAGCCGTTCTACGACTCGTACGACGCCAACATCACCTTCGTCGGCGCCACGGCGCGCTGGGTTCCCCTGCGGCCGCCGGACGCGGCGCATGCGCAGTGGTGGTTCGACTGGGACGAGCTGCGCGCGGCCTTCACTCCGCGCACGCGGCTGCTCATCCTCAACACGCCCCACAATCCGACGGGGAAGGTCTTCACGCGCGAGGAGCTGGAGCGCATCGGCGCGCTGTGCGCCGAGCATGACGTGAAGGTGCTGTCCGACGAGGTCTACGAGCACATCACCTTCGCCCCCGCGCGCCACGTGCGCCCGGCCACGGTGCCGTCGCTGGCGGACCGCACGGTGACGGTGAGCAGCGGCGGCAAGACGTTCAGCCTCACGGGCTGGAAGGTGGGCTGGGTCATCGCGCCGCCCGCGCTCCGCGACGCCATCCAGCGCGCGCATCAGTTCGTGACCTTCGCCACCGCGTCCCCCTTCCAGGCGGCCATGGCGGCGGCGCTCCGTCTGCCGGACGCGTACTTCGACGGGCTGTCGGCGGCCTATGCCGCGCGGCGGGAGCGGCTGGTGTCCGGCCTTCGCGACGCGGGCCTGAAGGCGCATGTCCCGGAGGGCAGCTACTTCATCCTCACGGACATCTCCGGCCTGGGCTTCGCGGACGACGTGGCCTTCTGCCGGCACCTGGTGTCGGAGGTCGGCGTGGCGGCCATCCCCCCGAGCGTCTTCTACGGCCCCGAGCACCGCCACCTGGGCCATGGGCTCGCCCGCTTCGCGTTCTGCAAGACGGACGCGGTGCTGGACGAGGCCGTGCGTCGGCTGCGCGCGAAGCTCGGGCCCGGGCGCTGA
- a CDS encoding class I SAM-dependent methyltransferase, which yields MDFFGELYLRSTLPFLSESVTAREADYLARVFADVPGPEPVADLGCGHGRHAARLQASGPLAGRVIGLERDALSLAMRRPGFPVVRGDLRALPFREGSLSGAYAWYSTLFAFTDEEHVRILREVARALRRGGLLVFHTVPHERLAASPGAAFQRTLPDGAVLEEASRFDVATGRDEGRRTLTLRDGRVLSASYAIRYYPLAELTALLESTGFSISWVHGGLDGEPLTRLSADLIVGAVLRDA from the coding sequence GTGGACTTCTTCGGCGAGCTGTACCTGCGCAGCACGTTGCCCTTCCTGTCCGAGAGCGTGACGGCGCGGGAGGCGGACTATCTGGCGCGCGTGTTCGCCGACGTGCCCGGCCCCGAGCCCGTGGCGGACCTGGGGTGCGGCCATGGACGCCATGCAGCGCGACTCCAGGCCTCGGGCCCCCTGGCGGGACGCGTCATCGGGCTGGAGCGGGATGCGTTGTCGCTGGCCATGCGACGTCCGGGGTTCCCCGTGGTGCGAGGCGACCTCCGGGCCTTGCCCTTCCGGGAGGGTTCCCTGTCCGGAGCGTACGCGTGGTACTCCACTTTGTTCGCCTTCACGGACGAAGAGCACGTGCGCATCCTCCGGGAGGTGGCGAGGGCGTTGAGGCGGGGAGGGCTCCTGGTGTTCCACACGGTGCCGCACGAGCGACTGGCCGCGTCACCGGGCGCCGCGTTCCAGCGGACACTGCCGGATGGGGCCGTGTTGGAGGAGGCCAGTCGCTTCGATGTGGCGACGGGGCGCGACGAGGGACGACGGACCCTCACCCTGCGGGACGGCCGTGTCCTGTCTGCGTCCTACGCCATTCGTTACTATCCCCTTGCGGAACTGACCGCGCTGTTGGAAAGCACCGGGTTTTCAATCTCCTGGGTGCATGGCGGACTCGATGGCGAGCCGCTGACGCGACTGTCGGCCGACCTGATTGTTGGAGCGGTGCTGCGAGATGCCTGA
- a CDS encoding hydroxymethylglutaryl-CoA lyase yields the protein MPETSHSRARGNLLGQLPKRVDVYEVGPRDGLQNELRTLPTRDKARLINALVEAGEKRIEVTSFVSPKWIPQLADAEELLRLVGRREGVVFSALVPNLKGLERAKEAGLEEAAVFISASEAHSKKNINKSIAEAMAGAREVTTAALQAGMRVRGYLSTVWGCPYEGHVPVERVVDICRHLVDAGIYQLSLGDTIGVGTPRQTEEILDALLKHIPVEKLALHLHDTRGTALANSLVGLSAGVTTFDASIGGLGGCPYAPGAAGNLATEDAVFMFHGMGVETGINLDRLVEAGEIAQELIGRKLAGKFLQAALGEREKKASRRAQT from the coding sequence ATGCCTGAGACCTCACATTCACGAGCGCGCGGGAACCTGCTGGGCCAGCTGCCGAAGCGGGTGGACGTGTACGAGGTCGGTCCTCGCGACGGCCTGCAGAACGAGCTGCGCACGCTGCCCACGCGGGACAAGGCGCGGCTCATCAATGCCCTGGTGGAAGCGGGCGAGAAGCGCATCGAGGTGACCTCGTTCGTCTCGCCCAAGTGGATTCCCCAGCTCGCGGACGCCGAGGAGCTGCTGCGCCTGGTGGGGCGCCGCGAGGGCGTGGTGTTCTCCGCGCTGGTGCCCAACCTCAAGGGGCTGGAGCGCGCGAAGGAGGCGGGGCTGGAGGAGGCCGCGGTGTTCATCTCCGCGTCCGAGGCCCACTCCAAGAAGAACATCAACAAGAGCATCGCGGAGGCGATGGCCGGCGCGCGCGAGGTCACCACGGCGGCGCTCCAGGCCGGCATGCGCGTGCGCGGCTACCTCTCCACCGTGTGGGGCTGCCCCTACGAGGGCCATGTCCCGGTGGAGCGCGTGGTGGACATCTGCCGCCACCTGGTGGACGCGGGCATCTACCAGCTCAGCCTGGGCGACACGATTGGCGTGGGCACGCCCAGGCAGACCGAGGAGATCCTCGACGCGCTGCTCAAGCACATCCCCGTGGAGAAGCTGGCGCTGCACCTGCACGACACGCGGGGCACGGCGCTGGCCAACTCCCTCGTCGGCTTGTCCGCGGGCGTGACGACCTTCGACGCGAGCATCGGCGGGCTGGGGGGCTGCCCCTATGCGCCAGGCGCCGCGGGCAACCTGGCGACCGAGGACGCCGTCTTCATGTTCCACGGCATGGGCGTGGAGACGGGCATCAACCTGGACCGGCTGGTGGAGGCCGGGGAGATTGCCCAGGAGCTGATCGGCCGGAAGCTGGCCGGGAAGTTCCTCCAGGCCGCGCTGGGCGAGCGGGAGAAGAAGGCGTCCCGCCGCGCGCAGACCTGA
- a CDS encoding TIM44-like domain-containing protein: MPSPRNLLRQLAPWAHHLPSALALVALALVPLEALARGGGGEHYTRGNSDSRDRGGDGLPLWLLFEAFRLVFRYPKVMIPLLVIGGVGYWLYKRNLHPDATTRKALDQYEAQQRTQVSSSDVAGWVNALKLKDPAFEPGPMLDRTRRLFLDLQQAWFQRDMTPVRPFLSDATWQRFRVQLKLLEAQGVRDAITDIEVLDLQIIGLEQSEWFDSVQIRVHARMRDTDVSANDSDAQAIQSARKAPLEAFTEVWTFVRKPGAQTRIGADLFQGKCPNCGAPFQGGAANSCEFCGAVVNSGNYDWTLAEITQGVEHSRYHRGVDGLMQARQDDPALNLEMLEDRASLLFWKWIDAQSRGDTTGLSKVATPEALGSLGSELAGLREQGRRRVFLECAVGSVDVRALEVDPRGYDKAQVEIRWSARMGIGPVNERPPQLPTLPQRFVFTLVRKHGAKTNTANGMSTDRCPQCNAPLTNSAATTCEFCGTQLANGERDWVLASALPFESWNAREDASFRDRPRRAAVPRPPSVNRPAPAPASGSDTVMDLQERQRLIYMMAAIASADGTVTAAERRLLKLCAERWNVEWSQVEMALNAGPQLFDRLVARGSPEAEVFLRNIVEMALVDGRIDRKERRMLESAAAHLGLQEKLSSMIDGR; encoded by the coding sequence ATGCCTTCGCCACGCAACCTGCTCCGACAGCTCGCCCCGTGGGCGCATCATCTGCCCTCGGCACTCGCCCTGGTGGCCCTGGCCCTCGTTCCCCTGGAGGCCCTGGCCCGAGGCGGTGGCGGCGAGCACTACACCCGAGGCAACTCCGACAGCCGGGATCGCGGCGGCGACGGCCTGCCCCTCTGGCTGCTGTTCGAGGCGTTCCGCCTGGTGTTCCGCTACCCGAAGGTGATGATTCCGCTGCTGGTCATCGGCGGCGTCGGGTACTGGCTCTACAAGCGCAACCTCCACCCGGACGCCACCACGCGCAAGGCGTTGGACCAGTACGAGGCGCAGCAGCGCACCCAGGTCAGCTCCAGCGACGTGGCCGGCTGGGTCAACGCGCTGAAGCTCAAGGACCCCGCCTTCGAGCCCGGCCCCATGCTGGACCGCACGCGCCGCCTGTTCCTCGACTTGCAGCAGGCCTGGTTCCAGCGAGACATGACGCCGGTGCGGCCCTTCCTGTCGGACGCGACGTGGCAGCGCTTCCGCGTGCAGTTGAAGCTGCTCGAGGCCCAGGGCGTCCGCGACGCGATCACCGACATCGAGGTGCTGGACCTCCAGATCATCGGCCTGGAGCAGAGCGAGTGGTTCGACAGCGTCCAGATTCGCGTCCACGCGCGGATGCGGGACACGGACGTGTCGGCGAACGACTCGGACGCGCAGGCCATCCAGTCCGCGCGCAAGGCGCCGCTGGAGGCGTTCACGGAGGTGTGGACCTTCGTGCGCAAGCCGGGCGCGCAGACGCGCATCGGCGCGGACCTGTTCCAGGGCAAGTGCCCCAACTGCGGCGCGCCCTTCCAGGGTGGCGCGGCGAACAGCTGCGAGTTCTGCGGCGCGGTGGTCAACTCCGGCAACTACGACTGGACGCTGGCGGAGATCACCCAGGGCGTGGAGCACTCGCGCTATCACCGCGGCGTGGATGGGCTGATGCAGGCGCGTCAGGACGACCCGGCGCTCAATTTGGAGATGCTCGAGGACCGCGCGTCCCTGCTGTTCTGGAAGTGGATCGACGCGCAGAGCCGGGGTGACACGACGGGGTTGTCGAAGGTCGCCACGCCGGAGGCGCTCGGTTCGCTGGGCTCGGAGCTGGCGGGGCTGCGCGAGCAGGGACGGCGGCGCGTGTTCCTGGAGTGCGCGGTGGGCTCGGTGGACGTGCGCGCGCTGGAGGTGGACCCTCGCGGGTATGACAAGGCGCAGGTGGAGATTCGCTGGAGCGCGCGCATGGGCATCGGCCCCGTCAACGAGCGTCCGCCCCAGTTGCCCACCCTTCCCCAGCGCTTCGTCTTCACGCTGGTGCGCAAGCACGGGGCGAAGACGAACACCGCCAACGGCATGTCCACGGACCGCTGCCCCCAGTGCAACGCGCCCCTGACGAACAGCGCGGCCACGACGTGCGAGTTCTGCGGCACGCAGCTGGCGAACGGTGAGCGGGACTGGGTGCTCGCGTCGGCGCTGCCATTCGAGTCGTGGAACGCGCGTGAGGACGCGAGCTTCCGTGACCGGCCGCGGCGCGCGGCGGTGCCTCGGCCGCCGAGCGTCAACCGTCCCGCGCCGGCCCCTGCCTCGGGCTCGGACACGGTGATGGACCTCCAGGAGCGGCAGCGGCTCATCTACATGATGGCCGCGATCGCCTCCGCGGACGGCACCGTCACCGCGGCCGAGCGGCGGCTCCTGAAGCTGTGCGCGGAGCGGTGGAACGTGGAGTGGTCGCAGGTGGAGATGGCGCTCAACGCGGGGCCTCAGCTCTTCGACCGACTGGTGGCGAGGGGCAGCCCCGAGGCCGAGGTCTTCCTGCGCAACATCGTCGAGATGGCCCTGGTGGACGGGCGCATCGACCGAAAGGAGCGGCGGATGCTGGAGTCCGCCGCCGCCCACCTGGGCCTCCAGGAGAAGCTCTCGTCGATGATCGACGGCCGCTGA
- a CDS encoding enoyl-CoA hydratase-related protein, translating to MPEFKVDARGAIEIWTIDGEGRRNAISRAMLQELGALVERVSSGHQVRAVVITGAGDKAFCAGADLKERAGMQEAEVRAFLEGLRRTFRAIEKSDCVFIAAINGAAFGGGTELALACDLRVAAPAAELGLTEVKLGIIPGGGGTQRLSRLVGPGRAKDLILTARRLNAAEAFAIGLVNRLAPEGHLLEVAHGLAESVVDNAPIAVATAKHAIDEGTGLELDDALALELRKYEEVLKTEDRLEGLRAFAEKRAPVYKGR from the coding sequence ATGCCGGAATTCAAGGTCGACGCACGCGGTGCCATCGAGATCTGGACCATCGACGGCGAGGGCCGCCGCAATGCCATCAGCCGCGCGATGCTCCAGGAGCTGGGCGCGCTCGTCGAGCGTGTGTCGTCGGGCCATCAGGTCCGCGCGGTGGTCATCACCGGCGCGGGCGACAAGGCGTTCTGCGCGGGCGCGGACCTCAAGGAGCGCGCGGGCATGCAGGAGGCCGAGGTGCGCGCGTTCCTCGAAGGTCTGCGCCGCACCTTCCGCGCGATCGAGAAGAGCGACTGCGTCTTCATCGCGGCCATCAACGGCGCGGCCTTCGGCGGAGGCACCGAGCTGGCGCTCGCATGTGACTTGCGCGTGGCGGCCCCCGCAGCCGAGCTGGGCCTCACCGAGGTGAAGCTCGGGATCATCCCCGGCGGTGGCGGCACGCAGCGCCTGTCTCGCCTCGTGGGACCGGGCCGCGCCAAGGACCTCATCCTCACCGCGCGCCGGCTCAACGCGGCGGAGGCGTTCGCCATCGGCCTGGTCAACCGGCTCGCGCCCGAGGGACATCTGCTGGAGGTGGCGCACGGCCTGGCCGAGTCCGTCGTCGACAACGCGCCCATCGCCGTGGCCACCGCCAAGCACGCCATCGATGAGGGCACGGGCCTGGAGCTGGACGACGCGCTCGCGCTGGAGCTGCGCAAATACGAAGAGGTCCTCAAGACGGAGGATCGCCTCGAGGGCCTGCGCGCCTTCGCCGAGAAGCGCGCCCCCGTCTACAAGGGCCGCTGA
- a CDS encoding YtxH domain-containing protein produces MFAKKKAKWTAKGLAKSELYRKWMAHKLLDELPRVAKDRWDDFEPDDALRHIGLTTYKPARSGLGGLGLFLIGAVAGGVAALLLTPKTGDDLRTTVKDKAMGYMNKQNIGLAPEKSASA; encoded by the coding sequence ATGTTCGCGAAGAAGAAGGCGAAGTGGACGGCGAAGGGTTTGGCCAAGAGCGAGCTGTACCGCAAGTGGATGGCCCACAAGCTCCTCGACGAGCTTCCCCGCGTGGCCAAGGACCGCTGGGATGACTTCGAGCCGGATGATGCGCTGCGCCACATCGGCCTGACGACGTACAAGCCGGCGCGCTCCGGCCTGGGCGGCCTGGGGCTGTTCCTCATCGGCGCGGTGGCCGGCGGCGTGGCGGCGCTGCTGCTCACGCCCAAGACGGGGGATGACCTGCGCACCACCGTCAAGGACAAGGCCATGGGCTACATGAACAAGCAGAACATCGGCCTGGCGCCCGAGAAGAGCGCCAGCGCCTGA
- a CDS encoding acyl-CoA dehydrogenase family protein — protein MDFELPESHRALQSSLRDFCEARVKPYAAQWDREEKFPMDVVRELGQLGVMGILVSEQYGGADMDSLAVAVAVEEIARYDGSLALTVASHNGLGTSHLRVFGTPAQHEKYLPRLASAEFLGAWGLTEPGSGSDASGMKTTAVRKGDGWVLNGTKMFITQGTVGDVFVVLAMTSPQKRQKGITAFLLEKGMPGFSQRAIHGKLGMRSSDTAELVLENVEVPDSHRVGEVDHGFIDTMKILDKGRITIGALAVGLARGALEESARYSKDRTAFGQPIADFQALRWMMADMKTETDAARLLVHRAARLADAGQPYSKEASMAKLFASEVATRSAAKAVQIHGGYGYTREFPVERYLRDAKLCEIGEGTSEIQRTIIARETFKGA, from the coding sequence ATGGACTTCGAACTTCCCGAGAGTCACCGCGCCCTCCAGTCCTCGCTCCGCGACTTCTGCGAGGCCCGCGTGAAGCCGTACGCCGCCCAGTGGGACCGCGAGGAGAAGTTCCCCATGGACGTGGTGCGGGAGCTGGGACAGCTCGGCGTCATGGGCATCCTGGTCTCGGAGCAGTACGGCGGGGCGGACATGGACTCGCTCGCCGTGGCGGTGGCCGTGGAGGAGATCGCCCGCTACGACGGCTCGCTCGCCCTCACCGTGGCCAGCCACAACGGCCTGGGCACCAGCCACCTGCGGGTCTTCGGCACCCCGGCCCAGCATGAGAAGTACCTGCCCAGGCTGGCCTCCGCCGAGTTCCTGGGCGCCTGGGGCCTGACGGAGCCGGGCTCCGGCTCGGACGCGTCGGGCATGAAGACCACGGCGGTGCGCAAGGGCGACGGCTGGGTCCTCAACGGCACCAAGATGTTCATCACCCAGGGCACCGTGGGCGACGTCTTCGTGGTGCTCGCGATGACCTCCCCCCAGAAGCGCCAGAAGGGCATCACCGCGTTCCTCCTGGAGAAGGGGATGCCCGGGTTCAGCCAGCGCGCCATCCACGGCAAGCTGGGCATGCGCTCCTCGGACACGGCGGAGCTGGTGCTGGAGAACGTGGAGGTCCCCGACTCCCACCGCGTGGGCGAGGTGGACCACGGCTTCATCGACACGATGAAGATCCTCGACAAGGGCCGCATCACCATCGGCGCGCTGGCGGTGGGCCTGGCCCGGGGCGCGCTGGAGGAGTCCGCGCGCTACTCCAAGGACCGCACCGCCTTCGGTCAGCCCATCGCGGACTTCCAGGCCCTGCGCTGGATGATGGCGGACATGAAGACGGAGACGGACGCCGCGCGGCTGCTCGTCCACCGGGCCGCGAGGCTCGCCGATGCGGGCCAGCCGTACTCCAAGGAGGCCTCCATGGCGAAGCTCTTCGCCTCCGAGGTCGCCACCCGCTCGGCCGCCAAGGCCGTGCAGATCCACGGGGGCTATGGCTACACCCGTGAATTCCCGGTTGAGCGCTACCTCCGCGACGCCAAACTGTGTGAAATTGGCGAAGGAACCAGCGAGATCCAACGCACCATCATCGCGAGAGAGACCTTCAAAGGGGCTTGA